AATGTGAGGAGTTACCTTGTTGCTTAACTTTTACAAACCTCCATGTGAATAAGGTGATGccctgaaaatggctgaggaaaCAGGGTACAtaacacagacaaaaaaaaaatattaaacttagTAAAGACAGCAGGCACATTGCCACTGCAGTCAGCTGGCTGTTGTCATGTGTGGTACAGTCAGTtactgtaaactgtctcaaaaaaGACAGAGGAATCTGCAAATTGGCAGAGTTACTAGAAAGAGATATGCAGATGTCCCCCTCCACTTTAGTGACAGGCTTGTGGGTACAATTAGATAAGAGAGATAATGATTACAGGGCTAGCTTGTCGGTTCTTAAAATTAAGaggttaaaaggaaacaaaacaagacaaaacaaagcaaaaaaacagcCTAAAGTTAGAGTTATCTTAGCTAAAAAGAAGTGGAATCCAAAAAACCTAGACTTCTTGAGAAAAGGTCAAGAAATAACCAATACaattaaagaattattaaaaatgcaaattgtcAGACCAATTCAGGGAGCCTTTAACAGCCCTGTTTGACCAGTAAGTGAAACTATAATTGTGAGGGAATAGTCTGCCAAAGAATTAATTAAATTGGGAAAAACTAAGAGAGTGTCATATTGTTagagatatatagatcaatggaatagaacaaaacatccagaattGTATCCATACAAACTTGggcaatgaaatttttttttttttttttttttttttttttgctatatagttatacagtcattattcaagatcagggctactggattacatttcaacaatttcaggtatttacctctgtctattctaaaacaccagacactaaaaagaaatatctaattaatgagtcagtagtcacagtcatttattaaatcctaatttctgAGTTATACTTCctttctctcatttgatcattctctcaatcttcaaggatatctggACAATGACCAGCTTAACTTCCTCATGCTGGAAGGGGGATGTTTCCTTGTGGTgtaaaggaatgaaactggttatGATTCTTGGAGAGATTGGTACCTCTAGGTTTCAGGGCTTATGTGGCATGAGATCAATCTGGAGGtcttaagtttctggaaaaaaaataataaacttactaagaaaaccTTTTATAGAGAActagatagagcccagggcactCCCTATGGTTTTCAGGAAAACTGTTCATTGGGACTTGACATACCATAGCAATTTGCACTATATGGCTAAAGCTTGCCAAAgagtaacccccagaatgaccccttgaccctattttaagtcttttggccattgaaactttattttgtcccacttacatttccccttttagtcaagaagacattctcaatcccataaaccagggccaggctcctccctgggagtcatgtcccacattgccagggagacttacacccctaggagtcatggcACACATAGCAggtagggtagtgagtttattttcagagtttatttaaaattagaggccacatctaaacaaaaaaagaggttctctagggtgactcttaggcacaattacaagtaggcctAGCTTTGCCATTGTAGAAATAAATTTTGTAAGGCAAGTCTCAAGATCGAGTGATTGACTTATTCAATTcagagtccctaatgcttgaaagaatatcaggaatttccccaggtggggaagtctaatCATTCCAGATTTTTCCTCAGTTCCCCAAGGGAActttgtaaatagatttttttttttaattttttaattttaattttttttattttctcctaaacACTTTGGAATATATCcaagtattacattaacctgcacAGAATAATAAGGTCTCATTATtttttctaggttccatgtaacagggtgtttaaataaactgacaaggaagtttaaattagatagtgtgctacagaaaatttaagctttggaccaaataaacatctcttcccttgttctcacatggaagttgaagttataaaatgtagacaatatcatcctttaccccatattctgatttaccttagtcctaaccagatccatttcattcatatctctatttgaagtctgatctctttttcagcttctttaacagtcaCTGTATGGAGTAATGTTGAATTCCAGAGCttcagaactctaactctgagtctcagctcAAACCTgacaatttttaactttttgctttctcaaggtcaagccctaaacattatatttttattccaaatcatttatttcttcaccttgtaaaaaaatgaagtactgagTTCGCGCAGTCGTGTTGGCGAGCGAAGATGGCGGCCGAGAGGGAGCCTCCTCCGCTGGGGGACGGGAAGCCCACCGACTTTGAGGACCTGGAGGACGGAGAGGACCTGTTCACCAGCACTGTTTCTACGCTTGAGTCAAGTCCATCATCTCCAGAACCAGCTAGTCTTCCTGCAGAAGATATTAGTACAAACTCCAATGGTCCAAAACGCAAAGAAGTTATGCTAGATGATGACAGAGAAGATCTTTTTGCAGAAGCCACGGAAGAAGCTTCTTTGGACAGTCCAGAAAAGGAACCTATTCTGTCTTCGGAGCCTTCTCCTGCAGTTACCCCTGTCACCCCTACTACACTCATTGCTCCCAGAATTGAATCAAAGAGTATATCTGCTCCTGTAATCTTCGATAGATACAGGGAGGAGATTGAAGAAGAAGCAAATGGAGATATTTTTGATATAGAAATTGGTGTGTCAGATCCAGAAAAAGTTGGTGATGGCATGAATGCTTACATGGCATATAGGGTGACCACAAAGACTTCCCTTTCCATGTTCCGTAAGAGTGAATTTTCTGTTAAAAGAAGATTCAGTGACTTTCTTGGCTTGCATAGCAAATTAGCAAGCAAGTATTTACATGTTGGTTATATTGTGCCACCAGCTCCAGAAAAGAGTATAGTAGGCATGACCAAGGTCAAAGTGGGAAAAGAAGATTCATCATCCACTGAATTTGTAGAAAAACGGAGAGCAGCTCTTGAAAGGTATCTTCAACAAACTGTAAAACATCCAACTTTACTACAGGATCCTGATTTAAGGCAATTCTTGGAAAGTTCTGAGCTGCCTAGAGCAGTTAATACACAGGCTCTGAGTGGAGCAGGAATATTGAGGATGGTGAACAAAGCTGCCGACGCTGTCAACAAAATGACAATCAAGATGAATGAATCGGATGCATGGTTTGAAGAAAAGCAGCAGCAATTTGAGAACCTGGATCAGCAACTTAGGAAACTTCATGCCAGTGTTGAAGCCTTGGTCTGTCATAGAAAAGAACTTTCAGCCAACACAGCTGCCTTTGCTAAAAGTGCTGCCATGTTAGGTAATTCTGAGGATCACACTGCTTTATCTAGAGCTTTGTCTCAGCTTGCCGAGGTTGAGGAGAAGATAGACCAGTTACATCAAGAACAAGCTTTTGCTGACTTTTATATGTTTTCAGAACTACTAAGTGACTACATTCGTCTTATTGCTGCGGTGAAAGGTGTGTTTGACCATCGAATGAAGTGCTGGCAGAAATGGGAAGACGCTCAAATGACTTTACTCAAAAAACGTGAAACTGAAGCAAAAATGATGGTTGCTAACAAACCAGAGAAAATACAGCAagctaaaaatgaaataagagagTGGGAGGCCAAAGTGcaacaaggagaaagagattttGAACAGATCTCTAAAATGATTCAAAAAGAAGTGGGAAGATTTGAGAAGGAACGAGTGAAAGATTTTAAAACGGTTATTATCAAGTACTTAGAATCATTAGTACAAACACAACAACAGCTGATAAAATACTGGGAGGCGTTTCTACCTGAAGCAAAAGCCATTGCCTAGCAAGAAGATTATTCCTGTTAAGATCTTGGATGATTGTTCCAGTTACGCTGAATTCCACAGTGAAATCATTTAAAACCATCTAAATAAACCActatatattttatgaattacatgtggtttttttatatatatgctcTGACATTTTATTACAAGCTGCATGTCCTGACCTTCTTTGAATTTAGTGGACTGTGGCATGACATTCTGCAGTACTTTGCTGAATTGAACACTATTGTGTCTTAAATACTTGCACTAAAAAGTGCATTGCAAGGCCAgaaaattttacaatattttttctttacaatatGTTCTCTAGTATGTTTCTCTGATCTTTATGAAGTGAATTATCAATGCAGTGATTAATGTTCACTTATACATTCCTGTACAGAAATTATGATTTTGTGATTACAGTAATAAAATGATATtccttgtgaaaaaaaaaaaatgaagtactaaaaaatacttaagttcatttagtatgttataaattgcacaagatgtttagaaaatgttatagaaattaaaaaagattttctaATCTGTTATTTACTATCTGTATTATATTAGACAACAATATTGTGCTGCTAGtcatggttttaattattttgaagaaGTTATATATCACAGAAACAGTGATAACTTGATTTACCTTATTAGTCACATTGTTTAACTGTAATGCTTCTCAGATGTGCTTGCAGTCAGCTACAGGTCAAaacttcattttcaagaaaaagagaatttagaaagcaaggcaagtatataagtTACATTCTACTTATTAACTAATATAACCCTAgtagaaatacaaaaaaattaattagacctctattttaa
This genomic stretch from Choloepus didactylus isolate mChoDid1 chromosome 6, mChoDid1.pri, whole genome shotgun sequence harbors:
- the LOC119536210 gene encoding sorting nexin-2-like, with protein sequence MAAEREPPPLGDGKPTDFEDLEDGEDLFTSTVSTLESSPSSPEPASLPAEDISTNSNGPKRKEVMLDDDREDLFAEATEEASLDSPEKEPILSSEPSPAVTPVTPTTLIAPRIESKSISAPVIFDRYREEIEEEANGDIFDIEIGVSDPEKVGDGMNAYMAYRVTTKTSLSMFRKSEFSVKRRFSDFLGLHSKLASKYLHVGYIVPPAPEKSIVGMTKVKVGKEDSSSTEFVEKRRAALERYLQQTVKHPTLLQDPDLRQFLESSELPRAVNTQALSGAGILRMVNKAADAVNKMTIKMNESDAWFEEKQQQFENLDQQLRKLHASVEALVCHRKELSANTAAFAKSAAMLGNSEDHTALSRALSQLAEVEEKIDQLHQEQAFADFYMFSELLSDYIRLIAAVKGVFDHRMKCWQKWEDAQMTLLKKRETEAKMMVANKPEKIQQAKNEIREWEAKVQQGERDFEQISKMIQKEVGRFEKERVKDFKTVIIKYLESLVQTQQQLIKYWEAFLPEAKAIA